Part of the Limihaloglobus sulfuriphilus genome is shown below.
GAGGAGATGGCGATCCGGTTCTGCGACAATTTGTGTATCGCCAGAAGCGCAACCGTTTACGGATGCAACATTAACAATAAAAAGAACTTCGCCGAATCGCTGATAGAAAAACTCGGCTCGTCAGAACGGGTAAAACTCTTCACTGATGAATACCGCTCTTTTATCCACGTGCAGGATTTGTGCAGAATACTGCTGAAAATGGCGGCAGATACAAAACTCACAGGCATATACAACGCCGGCGGGCCGCAGAGGCTGAGCCGCTATGAATTCGGACTCGAGCTGGCAGATGCTTTCGGTTTTGATAAATCGCTCATAGAGCCGTCAAAGATTGACCCGGCAATGTTTAACGACCACCGCCCGAAAGACTGCTCCATGAACATATCGAAGTTAACTGAAAAAATTGGTATCAGCTTAGCCGATGTATCGGAGGGGTTAAACGCAATGCGCCGGCAGAGGGCGTAAACTATCACCGGTAAACACCAGTTAAACTGCCGGATAAATTGTTTCTATTTTTAGAAACTTTTTAAAAAAAAGATTGACAATCCATAAGTATAGATATTATAATACTATTGTATAATATTGAAAATCAATTGTAGGATATCTGTATAGCAGATTAACCAAATCGGAAGTGTGTAAAAATGAAAAGTAATGTTTGGTATAAGAGATAGAGAGTTTGTGACTTCCTTTTGCCTCCAGGGCTGACCGCTGCGGATTGTCTATAGCGGAGCGCCTCTTCATTTCTTAAATCAACATTCAATAACTGATAAACCAGTATTTGGAGTTTGAGCAATGAAAACGAAAAGTCTTTCCTCATTATTTGCTATTGTTTGTATAGCTGTTTCCACGCCATTATTCGCCGCGACTGTGATTCCGCTCAGTGACGCGGTAACCACCGATATTCCGGTTGTTTCCGGCGACGGGTTCTTCTGCGAATTGTTTTTGATCGGCGGAAACGGAACCCCAACTCCCTCAAGACTGGACGGTTATACGCCAGACGCTGACCTGCAGAGTCCGGTTATAAACTTCCCAAACCCGGGAAATGACGTATCAATCTCGTCTTCATTCACGGCGTTTTTCAGTGACACTGTCTATGCGCCCGAATCGGTTCAAAACCTTAACCCGTCCGGCTTTATCATGCGAATGACGTCCAACCTCAAAATCACCAGCGACCTTGATATGAACCCCGCGACCCCCGAGATTGATATCTCAATCCGCCAGGGCAGCGACGACGGACACTACCTGGTCATAGGCCAGCAGTTCCTCGGCTCCTCCGGCGAACACCCTTTCACGTGGTACAGCTACGACCTCTCCTTCGAAGGCGAGGGGTTATACCCGTACTACCAGCTCTTTGCCGCTAACAGCGTCGGCATATCCGGCGTTGAGCTGCAATGGAGTACCGCCACATCCGGCGGCTGGGCTGTTATTCCCCAGGAATACGCATTCCTCAGTACTGACGGCCAGTGTGAGCAGAAGGTATATTTCGACGAGCTATCCGAGGGCACAGCGGTTACCAACCAGTACGAGTCACTCGGCGCGGTATTCGAGACACTAAGCGGCGGCATTGTCGCCACTTCCAGCAAACCGCTGGAGTTTGTGCCGGTCAGTGCAAGCAACGTTCTTGCCGACCCCGCAACAGAGCCCGCCGAGGAGGGGATTCTAAGCATAAAATTTGTTGACCCGGTCAGCCTCACACCGGCAACAACCGATTATTTCTCGACTTACGTAATTGACGCCGAATCAATCGGTGCAACTGTTACCGCTTTCGATATAGCCGGTGAGACTTTATATACCGAAAGCGTAACGGATAAAGGATACGCCTCACAATATTTTGTCGAAATAGCCCAAAACGGCATTTACGAAGTTGTGATAACCCTGGGCAGCGGCGCGGACACCTCTGCGCTGGACAACATCTGCTGGGCGACACCAGACGAGATACTTCTGCCGGATATAGCACTTTCAAACCTCAACACTGACGTTGAGGGCTGGGGCGGTATGCCGATAAATGTATCTCTCGATATAACCAACGCCGGCAACAGCATCCTCCAGCCGGGCTGGGACATAGACTTCTATGTATCTGACGATGAGACTTTTGACGAATTAACTGACGAATTCTGCGAGACTTACAACGTAGCAATACAGGTGGAAACCTCACAGACAGTCGATTTGAACGCAATAATAATGCTTCCAGATGATATTACCGGCGACAAATACCTCATAGCGGTTGCCGATAAGAACGATACTGTCCCTGAATTCCCCGACGAGTATAACAACACGGCAGTATCCGCGGCAGTTATATCTACCGCGACCGACCATGTTCCGCCAAAAGTCATTTCACAGGATCCCGACGGGCTCACGCCCCAGGGCACCAGCTCTGTGACGGTTGAATTCTCAGAGACCATAGATGCGGAGACTTTCACTGCCGCTGAGATAAGTATCACAGACCCTGATTCGGCAGCAGTCGCCGTGAATGACGTGCAGAACACCGAGGGAAACAAATGGAAGATTACTTTCGCAAACTTAATGGAAACAGGCACTTATACGCTCACCATAAACTCCGGCGTTTCAGACCCTGCTGGCAATTATCTTGACGGCAACGGTGACGGAACCCCCAGCTCATACACAGGAACTTTCGAGGTAACCACAGAACCCATTCAGTCAGACCTCAAAGACTGGACAAAACACGGTAACCCGAGTAACGGAAACTGGAACGTCGCTGCTGACGGGCTCAGCGTATTACAGACCGTTAACGGCCAGCCTACATTCTTTATCAGCGATTTTGACCTGACCGATTCGAGTTTCCAGGGCACATTCGCCGTTGAAACCGGCAGCGATGATGACTATATCGGCTTCGTTTTCGGCTTTAACGACAACGACAGCAACCCCTCGACACTTGACAGCCCGTTCTATCTCTTAAGCTGGAAACAGACCAACCAGTCTCATACGGGCTACGGCGAGGCAGGATTTAAGGTTGTTAAGGTTACTGACCCCAATAATTATAACTATTGGGACGTGGAAACAACTTCTTACGGCACCGTTCTGCACCGCCTGACCGCAAGCGACAAGGGCTGGAAAGACTATGAAGTATATGAATTCTTCCTTTCTTATCAGCCGCTAAACGGACAGATAAGGGTAATTATAAACCGCGAAAGCGATGGCGTAGAGCTGTACAACACCGGCCTGTTGACAGACCCCGAACCGCTCGGCACAGGTCGGGTAGGTTTTTATAACTATTCTCAGGCCCAGGTACGCTATGCCGGTTTCTCCTCCGCGGCACTTCAGCCGCCGGTAGCGGTGCCCGGAGAAGACTACTCCTTCAACGCGTCCGGAACCGATATTACGCTTGACGCTACAGGAAGTTACGACCAGGACTACCAAAATCTGGGCTTCGCGGCGATAGCTTCTCTGCAATGGGATATCGGCAATGACGGTATTGGCGATGATGCCGGCCGAACTAACGGCAGCGAAACCCTCACACTCCAGCAGGCCAAAGATAAAGGCCTCGCGATCGGCAGCGATATAGAAGTCGCCCTTACCGTAACAGATGCCGATGCCCTGACAGACACGGCAGTTACAACCGTAACCTATCAAAACACACCGCCCGCGGTAGATGCCGGTTCTGACGATTACGGAACGATATCCAGCGGTCAGAGTGTTGAGCTGCTCGGCAGCGTAACAGATGCTGATATCGCAGTCGATGTCGGCGATTCATTGGCGTACGAATGGGACATCGCTCCCGCGGCAACTGCCGGTGAAATTGGAGACGGATTCAGCCTCGAACTTACGCCGAACTTAGATTATAACACGCTCTTCTCCCTGCTCGGCGCAGGCAGCGGCACACTATACCTCAACGCCGTGGACAGCAGCGGAACCGTCGTTACCGATTCGGCGGCGATTGCGGTCGAGGTTGTCAGCCTTACCGTAACAACCGCGCACGGCACAGCCAACCCGCCAGAGGGGATAAATGTATTTATCCCCGATTCAGAGATAAGCTGCACTGTCAACTCACCGGTTACACAGGGAACTACCCGTTACCTTTGCAGCGGCTGGACAGGCACCGGCAGCGTTCCGGCGACAGGTGCCGGAAATGACACGGGAATCTTCGTTCTCTCGCTTGATTCCTCGATAACCTGGAACTGGGAAACAGAATACTATCTCGATACAGCCGCCGCAGGCGGAGGCAGCGTTGACGTGCCGGACGGCTGGCACCCGCAGGGTGATGTAATATCTATAAACGCCCAGGCTGACGCCTTCCACCATTTCACAGGCTTCAGCGGCGACACCGCCGGTGCGGTCATAGACGGCGGGCAGATAACGGTAACGATGGATCAGCCGCGTGCGATAACAGCCAACTTCGAGATTGATACATATACGGTTACATTCCAGGCCGGTGACCACGGCCAGATAACCGCCGGCTCACCCCAGCAGGCCGTAGCACACGGCAGCTCGGCGGTACCGCCGACAATCACCGCGGATTCCGGCTGGGCATTTGTCGGCTGGGACGTTGATTATACCAACATAACCGCAGCAGTTACAATCACCGCACAGTACCTGCCGGCATATACAGTAACATTCCAGGCCGGCGACCACGGCGAGATAACCGGCGGCAGCGCCGTTCAGACAGTCCCCGAGGGCGGCAGCGCAACCGCTCCGACGGTAACAGCGATGAGCGGCTGGGTATTCACCGGCTGGGACGCTTCGTTAACC
Proteins encoded:
- a CDS encoding SDR family oxidoreductase; this translates as MKKILITGGAGFVGANCAMLARRQWDVYVTTHKTRINPALPAREVALDIADLENVQSVISRIRPVAIIHAAALSDTRSSAEKPELAMKMNADGTKNMAIAAGQYGAKLVYISTDLVYDGEGSLYSETDTAAASCHYGRSKLAGEEMAIRFCDNLCIARSATVYGCNINNKKNFAESLIEKLGSSERVKLFTDEYRSFIHVQDLCRILLKMAADTKLTGIYNAGGPQRLSRYEFGLELADAFGFDKSLIEPSKIDPAMFNDHRPKDCSMNISKLTEKIGISLADVSEGLNAMRRQRA